A single window of Methylocella tundrae DNA harbors:
- a CDS encoding alpha-E domain-containing protein, whose translation MLSRTADHLYWLARYVERADFLARIVEATQRLATLPTNYSGTGTEWESALESSGAAAGFRETRGAAAEEQSVVEYLTFAPDNPSSIRNCIELARTNARAVRTALTVEMWDAINGAWIELKRFEANNASRGQYDRRELSRFLDFVKKTSLDYDGSAYRTMLRNDAYWFSRLGLYIERADNTARILDVKYHVLLPENEAVGGSLDYFQWTAILRAVSALTAYHWVYRENVKPWLIADLLILKLEMPRSLIACYDNIVHFLDSIAKAYGRTGPAQKQAHAVMQRLENATTSEIFKIGLHEFITGFVQDNDRLGNTISEQYLQY comes from the coding sequence ATGCTCTCCCGCACAGCTGATCACCTCTATTGGCTCGCCCGCTATGTCGAGCGCGCCGATTTCCTCGCCCGCATCGTCGAAGCGACGCAACGTCTGGCGACCCTGCCGACGAATTATTCCGGGACCGGAACCGAATGGGAAAGCGCGCTCGAATCCTCCGGCGCGGCGGCCGGCTTTCGCGAGACGCGCGGCGCCGCCGCCGAGGAGCAGAGCGTCGTCGAATATCTCACCTTCGCGCCGGACAATCCGTCTTCGATCCGCAATTGCATCGAATTGGCGCGCACCAATGCGCGGGCGGTTCGCACCGCTCTCACCGTCGAAATGTGGGATGCGATCAACGGCGCCTGGATCGAGCTCAAGCGGTTTGAGGCCAATAATGCCTCGCGCGGCCAATATGACCGGCGGGAACTGTCGCGCTTCCTCGATTTTGTGAAAAAGACGTCCCTCGATTACGACGGCTCGGCCTATCGCACCATGCTGCGCAATGACGCCTACTGGTTTTCGCGCCTTGGCCTTTACATCGAGCGCGCGGACAACACCGCCCGCATCCTCGACGTGAAATATCACGTGCTGCTGCCGGAAAACGAAGCCGTCGGCGGGTCGCTCGATTATTTCCAATGGACGGCGATTTTGCGCGCCGTCTCGGCGCTGACCGCCTACCATTGGGTCTACCGCGAAAACGTGAAGCCCTGGCTCATCGCCGATCTTTTGATCCTGAAGCTCGAAATGCCGCGCTCGCTTATCGCCTGCTACGACAATATCGTTCATTTCCTCGATTCGATCGCGAAAGCCTATGGGCGCACCGGCCCGGCGCAGAAACAGGCGCATGCCGTCATGCAGCGGCTCGAAAACGCGACGACGAGCGAAATTTTCAAGATCGGCCTGCATGAATTCATCACGGGCTTCGTTCAGGACAATGATCGTCTTGGAAATACGATCAGCGAGCAATATCTGCAGTATTAG